The proteins below are encoded in one region of Vanessa tameamea isolate UH-Manoa-2023 chromosome Z, ilVanTame1 primary haplotype, whole genome shotgun sequence:
- the LOC113400831 gene encoding KIF-binding protein-like: MDILNNIRSTFENVKTSLKDKNSSSRLQVLKKDIVTLQSELLVLGKENHDQFIRSQAMEGYLTLLAVKSMPLSLNEKKNSLMVAFDKLKEYALREECLFIFLRIQNLFCFYLIQLDEINVAKDILEGMEEIYDKISKSKPDMYFDAEDLFTTEPISKLKRLNPEKIDKLITNNVQMLAFLYNKLNMPEKYTLYNHTALRRQLEMKEGTPQDWALRTARLGNYFTYLNQLNNARHHLCAANHILRTCHDNCKLMPEEFVLQKADFEIQFLELSHHWVKYGLTLFKLSRKKILNRFFSQSSNGADSWKTLDVLSDNNENNPEKNEENTKDIGAEKHEQGDGISEKVYTFPTLDLQDIEKRVPLDIIRNTLEARKLFSFTHKWLMRAKHYYDFEHHSAQYISCSLQLSELYEHLAFFEKNIDNQYSIQKRRADVLETLNSLLKTCDNVMSIQIDVIKELSQIQLELMALNLQKLWREESQVNIFNLDSDADSIINSLDSESNKTLTERTLNTNSKNMFLKKMEAATSLNAKLYRLSGQLGPCSPSELSFTCSLPNKN, from the coding sequence atggatatattaaacaatataagaagTACTTTCGAAAATGTGAAAACTTCACTCAAAGACAAAAACTCTTCTAGTCGACTTCAAGTTTTAAAGAAAGATATTGTAACCCTACAATCAGAACTCCTCGTGCTGGGAAAGGAAAATCATGACCAATTTATCAGGTCCCAGGCGATGGAGGGATACCTTACATTACTGGCAGTTAAATCAATGCCCTTATCACtcaatgagaaaaaaaatagtctGATGGTTGCTTTTGATAAACTAAAAGAGTATGCTTTACGCGAAGAATGCCTGTTCATTTTTCTTAGAATTCAGAACTTATTCTGTTTTTATCTCATACAACTAGATGAAATTAATGTTGCGAAAGATATCCTCGAAGGCATGGAAGaaatttacgataaaattaGCAAATCAAAGCCGGATATGTACTTCGACGCGGAAGACTTATTTACGACTGAACCAATCAGCAAATTAAAACGACTTAACCcagaaaaaattgataaattaataactaataatgtTCAGATGTTAGCATTtttgtataacaaattaaacatgcCAGAAAAGTACACTTTATATAATCATACCGCTCTCAGGCGACAATTAGAAATGAAAGAAGGTACCCCACAAGACTGGGCTCTACGAACAGCACGGCTAGGTAATTACTTTACCTACCTCAACCAACTTAATAATGCTCGACATCATTTATGTGCAGCCAATCATATTCTACGGACTTGCCACGATAATTGTAAGCTCATGCCCGAAGAATTTGTGCTGCAAAAAGCTgattttgaaatacaattctTAGAATTGAGTCACCATTGGGTTAAATATGGCCTTACGCTTTTCAAATTATCAAGAAAAAAGATATTGAATCGTTTCTTTTCACAATCATCTAACGGAGCAGACTCTTGGAAAACTCTAGACGTGCTAAGCGACAATAACGAAAATAATCCTGAGAAAAACGAAGAAAATACTAAAGATATAGGAGCAGAAAAACATGAACAAGGCGATGGAATATCTGAAAAAGTTTATACTTTCCCCACTTTAGATTTACAAGACATCGAAAAAAGAGTGCCGTTGGATATCATTCGTAACACTTTAGAAGCGCGTAAGCTATTTTCTTTTACTCATAAATGGCTGATGCGTGCCAAGCACTACTATGATTTTGAGCATCATTCAGCCCAATACATATCTTGTTCACTACAACTTTCTGAATTGTACGAGCATCTTGCATTTTTCGAAAAGAATATCGACAATCAATACAGCATTCAGAAAAGAAGAGCAGATGTTTTAGAAACTCTTAACTCTTTACTGAAAACATGCGACAATGTTATGTCAATACAAATTGACGTAATAAAGGAATTATCTCAAATTCAATTAGAGTTGATGGCTTTGAATTTGCAAAAGTTATGGCGTGAAGAATCgcaagttaatatatttaacttggaTAGTGATGCAGATTCTATCATAAACTCCCTGGATTCTGAATCGAATAAAACTTTAACTGAAAGGACATTGAACACAAATTCCAAAAACATGTTCTTAAAAAAGATGGAGGCAGCTACGTCTCTCAATGCAAAGTTATATAGATTAAGCGGGCAATTAGGTCCCTGCTCTCCTTCAGAACTAAGCTTTACTTGCAGTTTgcctaataaaaattaa